A window of Desulfovibrio sp. TomC genomic DNA:
GCTCGCGCACATCGGCAAGAAGCGCCCGAAACGACACCAGATCGAGTTCGCCGGTAAAGCCAGACAGGGCCTCGACGAACCGACTCATGTGGGTGCCTTTGAAGCGGGCCGGCAGATCGACGGACAACTCCACATCGGCCACCGTATGCTGGCGGCCGCGGACCCGGTCGCGGACGGTGAGCGGCAAACGAAAATTCTTGATGCCGACCCGGTCCAGATCGATGGGGACCTCGGGGGGTCCGCTTTGCACGTCTTGCATGGCCATTCAGTGAGTCTCCAACGACAGCCGGGTCTGTCCCGGCCCGCCCCGATGGGGGAAATTGCTCCCCCGGCCCCATTCGGGGCCGGGGACTGCGGGGAGGCGGTTAGTACGCCGCTAGGGCGGGACTGTAAAGCTCCCCGCCTGCGGACGCTGCACGCACCGTTGCCGCGCCCCCGCCGTCGTGAATGTGGCGTCTGGCAAAACGAACCCGGGGCCGGCTCAGGGAGAACGGACGCGGTTTCGCGTCGCGTTCCCAATAAAGCACTTCAGTTTTTCTGTGAATAAAATCTATAAGTTCACGTGCTGTTGTCTGCCAAACACTTGGAAAAAAAACCGAACGCGACGCTAGACGATTTCCTGGCCGGTGGTGGCCAAGGCAAGTTTGCCGTATTTGACGCCGCGGGTGGAAATGAGCTTTTGCGACAGCCGCTGCACCGCCTCGCCCGGCCCCTTGAGCACCAGGGCTTCCAGACAGTTGTGATGGTCGAGGTGCACGTGCATGGTGGATAAGATGACGCCGTGCTGCTCATGCTGGGTTTCAATCAGCCGCTGGGCCAGATCAGAGGTGTGGTGGTCGTAGACCAGGGTCAACACCCCGGCCACCTCCTTGTCGGACTGCTCCCATTCCTTTTGCACCAAAACACCCCGGATAAGATCCCGGATGGCTTCGGAACGGGTCTGATAGCTTTTTTCGTCGCACAGGGCGTCGAATTTTTCCAGCAATTCGGAATTAAGCGAAACACCGAAACGGATGGTCTGTCCCATGCGTCTTCCTCCCTATGGTCTGATCTCGTAGAGGCTGATGGTGCTGCGGCACGAGGCCACGGACACGGATTCCTCATGCAGCCGGGTCACGGCAAATCCGTCGGCGGCCAGCCGGTCCCAGACCGGGCGCGACACTTCCCGCCAGGGTTCGGACAGGACAATGCTGCCGCCCGGGGTCAACAGTGAACGGAAAAGCTGGGTCAGCGGTTCGTAAAACCGCGTTTCGTATAAAATGTCGCTGCCCCAGATGCGCTCGAACACCCCGGGCCGGCAGGCCGGACGGCGCCAGTCCATGACGGCAAACCTGGCGTCCAGGCCGTTTTCCCGGGCATTGGCCAGACCGTGGGCCACGGCCGCCGGCTCGTAGTCCACCCCTAGCACCTTCCCGCCGGCCGCCGCTCCGGCCATGGTCGAAAGCCCCATGCCGCAGCCGAGATCGAGACACTGTCGGCCAG
This region includes:
- the nikR gene encoding nickel-responsive transcriptional regulator NikR, which translates into the protein MGQTIRFGVSLNSELLEKFDALCDEKSYQTRSEAIRDLIRGVLVQKEWEQSDKEVAGVLTLVYDHHTSDLAQRLIETQHEQHGVILSTMHVHLDHHNCLEALVLKGPGEAVQRLSQKLISTRGVKYGKLALATTGQEIV
- a CDS encoding class I SAM-dependent methyltransferase, yielding MRLALAGREFTLCRRADMESLWAGLGRDDFGADEHMPYWAELWPASVLMAAWLGSGAWDVAGRQCLDLGCGMGLSTMAGAAAGGKVLGVDYEPAAVAHGLANARENGLDARFAVMDWRRPACRPGVFERIWGSDILYETRFYEPLTQLFRSLLTPGGSIVLSEPWREVSRPVWDRLAADGFAVTRLHEESVSVASCRSTISLYEIRP